A portion of the Candidatus Edwardsbacteria bacterium genome contains these proteins:
- the phoU gene encoding phosphate signaling complex protein PhoU, which yields MEQSRHIDRELEQIKEKLLLMASKAEHIISQAVESLLQRDLVKAEQIMASDQEIDKLEIEIENEAISLIARHQPAAKDLRLLVGIIKINSDIERIGDHGVNIAQCTLKLGQEPPLKPLIDIPRMAHLATSMLKDSLDSFVHEDAEKARQVCATDSQVDQLKDQTLRELMTYMYEKPEAISRAMGLILISRNLERIADLSTNISEEVIYISEAKVIKHHQEK from the coding sequence ATGGAACAATCCAGGCACATCGACCGTGAGCTGGAACAGATAAAGGAAAAACTGCTTTTGATGGCTTCCAAGGCCGAGCATATCATCAGCCAGGCGGTGGAATCGCTTTTGCAAAGGGATCTGGTCAAAGCAGAACAGATCATGGCCTCGGACCAGGAGATCGACAAATTGGAGATAGAGATAGAGAACGAGGCCATTTCGTTGATCGCTCGTCACCAGCCGGCCGCCAAGGATCTGCGGCTTCTTGTCGGTATCATCAAAATTAACAGCGATATCGAGCGCATCGGCGACCATGGGGTGAATATCGCCCAATGCACGCTGAAGCTGGGGCAGGAGCCTCCCTTGAAGCCGCTGATAGATATCCCCAGGATGGCCCATTTGGCTACCTCGATGCTAAAGGACAGTTTGGATAGCTTTGTCCATGAGGATGCAGAAAAGGCCCGTCAGGTATGCGCTACTGACAGCCAGGTGGACCAGCTGAAGGATCAAACATTAAGGGAATTGATGACCTATATGTACGAAAAGCCGGAAGCGATCAGCCGGGCCATGGGTCTGATATTGATCAGCCGCAATTTGGAGCGGATAGCCGACCTATCAACTAACATCAGTGAAGAGGTTATTTATATTTCCGAGGCCAAAGTCATAAAACACCATCAGGAAAAATAA
- the pstB gene encoding phosphate ABC transporter ATP-binding protein, which produces MQTGINRLDIKDFNLYYHRTKALEDISMMIPEKKVTAIIGPSGCGKSTLLRSINRMNEMIDGVTVEGQVLLDGEDIYQQDIDVVELRRKVGMVFQRPNPFPKSIFENVAFGVRMGDNVPAKQKLEEVVERSLKEAAIWDEVKDRLHRSAMELSGGQQQRICIARALAVEPEVILMDEPASALDPIATAKIEELIFRLKEKYTIVIVTHNMQQAARVSDFTAFLMLGKLVEFGPTEKIMTNPGSKLTEEYITGRFG; this is translated from the coding sequence ATGCAGACCGGAATCAACCGTTTGGACATAAAGGATTTCAATCTTTACTATCACCGCACCAAGGCCCTGGAGGACATCTCGATGATGATCCCCGAGAAAAAGGTTACCGCCATCATCGGGCCCTCGGGCTGCGGAAAGTCGACCCTATTGCGGTCAATAAACCGAATGAACGAAATGATTGACGGCGTGACGGTAGAGGGGCAGGTCCTGCTGGATGGGGAGGACATTTATCAACAGGATATAGACGTGGTGGAGCTGAGACGGAAGGTGGGCATGGTGTTTCAGCGCCCCAACCCGTTCCCTAAATCCATTTTCGAGAATGTGGCCTTCGGGGTGAGAATGGGCGATAACGTACCGGCCAAGCAAAAATTGGAAGAAGTGGTAGAGCGATCATTAAAGGAGGCTGCCATCTGGGACGAGGTAAAGGACCGGTTGCACCGTTCGGCCATGGAGCTTTCCGGCGGACAGCAACAACGGATATGCATAGCCCGCGCCTTGGCGGTTGAGCCGGAGGTCATCCTGATGGATGAGCCGGCCTCGGCCCTGGACCCTATTGCGACCGCCAAGATCGAAGAACTTATATTCCGCCTCAAAGAAAAATATACCATCGTCATCGTCACCCATAACATGCAACAGGCCGCCAGGGTGTCCGATTTCACCGCCTTTTTGATGCTGGGCAAACTGGTGGAATTCGGCCCTACAGAGAAGATAATGACCAATCCCGGTAGTAAGCTGACCGAAGAATATATCACCGGAAGATTCGGATGA
- the pstA gene encoding phosphate ABC transporter permease PstA, protein MNLRNIKDKLKIGLTGSAVLLILAILVIILGTVIIGGYKSISWEFLTQAPTEGMTKGGIFPAIFGMVFSLLLMLIAVVPIGVATAVYLHEYARPGFILTKLIRGAVNNLAGVPSIVFGLFGLGFFIQFIGGGLDRSLGQTGLFGQPCILWASLTLALMNLPMIIVATEEALRAIPQAERAGALALGATKWQSIRHVVLPQAIPGILTGVVLVISRGAGEVAPIMFTGAAYYLPYLPKLPTDQFMTLGYHIFVMTTQSPDIDATMPIAMGATLVLLALTFSLNIIAIIIRSRTRSQLRKGR, encoded by the coding sequence ATGAACCTAAGAAATATCAAAGATAAACTCAAAATTGGCCTGACCGGATCGGCGGTGCTGCTGATCCTGGCCATTCTGGTGATCATACTGGGCACGGTTATTATCGGCGGGTATAAAAGCATTAGTTGGGAATTTTTAACCCAAGCGCCCACCGAAGGCATGACCAAGGGCGGGATATTTCCGGCCATATTCGGAATGGTGTTCTCCCTGCTCCTGATGCTGATCGCGGTGGTGCCGATCGGCGTGGCCACTGCAGTCTATTTGCATGAGTATGCCCGGCCCGGTTTCATTCTGACCAAGTTGATCCGGGGGGCGGTCAACAACCTGGCCGGCGTGCCCTCCATCGTCTTCGGTCTGTTCGGGCTGGGTTTCTTCATCCAGTTCATCGGAGGGGGGCTTGATCGCTCGCTGGGACAGACCGGCCTGTTCGGACAGCCCTGTATACTTTGGGCCTCGCTGACCCTGGCCCTGATGAACCTGCCGATGATAATAGTGGCCACCGAAGAGGCTTTACGGGCCATTCCCCAGGCGGAACGGGCCGGAGCCTTGGCCCTGGGTGCCACCAAGTGGCAATCGATAAGGCATGTGGTGCTTCCCCAGGCCATTCCAGGTATCCTGACCGGAGTAGTGCTGGTCATCAGCCGGGGAGCCGGAGAGGTGGCTCCAATTATGTTCACCGGAGCGGCATATTACCTGCCGTACCTGCCCAAGCTGCCCACCGACCAATTCATGACCCTGGGTTACCACATCTTTGTGATGACCACCCAATCGCCGGATATTGACGCCACGATGCCGATAGCCATGGGAGCCACTCTGGTACTATTGGCCCTTACCTTTTCGCTCAATATCATTGCCATAATCATAAGATCCCGCACCAGAAGCCAGCTTAGAAAGGGAAGATAA